From Paludisphaera rhizosphaerae, the proteins below share one genomic window:
- a CDS encoding helix-turn-helix domain-containing protein, whose translation MDVEGDRSTRTVVIGPHLAAARLERRLSQAELATRCGLSQAQVSYFELDRRRPTIDQLVRLAGALDVSLHRLIVGSDRPGGDLRDLAVELRRLGLVDLWVADPIVPGAFRRPEEVIALAVSGDAPAPRVIEAVPALLAWNRLNPVLQRAYGRTAGPRILRRLAWLADVALAIDRRRGFPGGCRSEQLSRFARKVPAPAPGSDDWDDLGRPMEGVPKSPVWKRWRINYEADLERFEQRARDLDQTVKSSGVRRRRRGGIAERTDGEASGGT comes from the coding sequence ATGGACGTCGAAGGCGATCGATCGACTCGCACGGTGGTGATCGGCCCGCATTTGGCCGCGGCGCGTCTTGAACGAAGGCTGAGCCAGGCCGAGTTGGCTACTCGTTGCGGCCTGTCCCAAGCCCAGGTCTCTTACTTCGAGCTTGATCGCCGTAGGCCCACGATCGATCAACTGGTCCGACTCGCCGGCGCCCTGGACGTCTCCCTCCACCGGCTGATCGTGGGTTCCGACCGGCCGGGCGGCGACTTGCGCGATCTGGCCGTCGAGCTACGACGGCTGGGCCTCGTCGATCTCTGGGTCGCGGACCCGATCGTCCCGGGCGCCTTCCGGCGACCAGAGGAGGTGATCGCCTTGGCCGTATCAGGAGACGCGCCGGCCCCACGCGTCATCGAGGCGGTCCCGGCGCTCCTGGCGTGGAATCGTCTCAATCCTGTCCTGCAGAGGGCCTACGGTCGGACGGCCGGGCCGCGGATCCTCCGGCGGCTGGCCTGGCTCGCCGACGTCGCCCTGGCCATCGATCGTCGCAGGGGCTTCCCTGGCGGCTGCCGGAGTGAGCAACTCTCCCGCTTCGCACGAAAAGTCCCGGCTCCCGCGCCTGGGTCGGACGATTGGGACGACCTCGGTCGACCGATGGAAGGAGTCCCGAAATCGCCCGTCTGGAAACGGTGGCGGATCAACTACGAGGCTGATCTGGAGCGGTTCGAGCAGCGGGCCCGAGATCTGGACCAGACAGTCAAATCGTCTGGAGTGCGCCGCCGACGACGTGGTGGCATCGCCGAGAGGACGGATGGGGAGGCATCAGGTGGGACCTGA
- a CDS encoding Ig-like domain-containing protein, translating to MMTTKTTHQGRLSVDWRSWSQGKGAGRRRRHVRGETLRRIEALEDRRLLAATINIDAAALLSYATDSAATEALTISVSGTTYTFSSDQMINVASNVPGLTVTGDGGNVVTVDGITGLAVSVNTASSEVTLLSSNVATEIDPGTSAGASQLNIGAGDLSGLSSVITIAPGGLGTGPDFNVTVDGSAGATAGVWNLAPIGSVSQLTGIGAGAAVTYTPGRIGGFTLLNAALQANSLTVDFAVGNPLPTAIMAYNGGATASSAAKSDLILIGDPEVAFTSETYTTGGGTGGSLQFLDEDSNSTGIDFSGVSSHSVYDTVVVASYVFNYTGDPSVGVTASAGENSANTGNLQTLKIASDGSPAQFVDVHLANKTAVTVNQLGGGDYTSTVNYAITDPVAGLSSLTFVSGSGSDASHLIALPPAVATSVQQGGGSDQMFVTLAGTTAATSTTVDGGPGTDSLRIDAGGLALTASNFTVNPDGSTTVSGAPVTGAGLTYRNYESVTVTDAAAPTPTVFGVPVHGTEGLQLVNVLVGAFTAPGGFKASDFAATVAWGDGKSDAGVIVQDASNPAVYYIYGTHTYQTPGVFTTTITVRPLAGTGVSFIGGIPVTFVSEGGDPVSQSQSAIIQDAGLSLAVQAFSGVENKPLATTSSMIVATFTDLGGIDPTQANPAGQYTATIFWGDGSVGVGSLTITRNGLSSQFIVSAAPHTYTTPGTYTVTVVVKQADGGATAVASNFAHIADAALTAATPLAVNPVTEASQFVDLAISAFNDANPLATVDQYKVLVDYGDGTGLQAATVVQPNGIGTTFYILGTHTYANTLAAGASPITTVGTSPATAATLNGTYTLKIYVQDTFGSAVNLTNTLAVDDRALTVAGTLDSASDTGISNTDGVTNDNTPSFTGRVSEGGSTVALYASLNGGSPFLIGSTSADAAGVWSITPAAALADGGYTISAQAIDSFGHTVGALTTIRSGLVIDTVGPKITNVLLDGWRGQVIVTLEDFGGVSNIGSGLAASAVQDANNYVLTKLLAKNTNLRPWLITSISVSPGSTTGEQVATIQFNGGAQIRGGKYLFKALSVDPTNLSGIRDIAGNALDGEFYGYFPSGNNVNGGNFVAELDAIHHTVYPPKTQVGTATPVSPAGRAATGAYLSSDGTLTPSASAAVKLSAARQVATSARAARLAALRS from the coding sequence ATGATGACGACGAAGACGACGCACCAGGGACGTCTGAGCGTGGACTGGAGGTCCTGGAGTCAAGGCAAGGGCGCGGGGCGTCGCAGGCGACACGTCCGAGGAGAGACGCTGCGGAGGATCGAGGCTCTGGAGGATCGGCGGCTGCTGGCGGCGACGATCAACATCGACGCCGCCGCCTTGCTGAGCTACGCGACCGATTCCGCCGCGACCGAGGCGCTGACGATTTCGGTCTCGGGAACAACGTACACGTTCTCGTCGGATCAGATGATCAACGTGGCCTCAAACGTTCCCGGTCTGACCGTGACGGGGGACGGAGGCAATGTGGTCACCGTCGACGGGATCACCGGCCTCGCCGTGAGCGTCAACACGGCATCCAGCGAGGTGACCCTCCTCAGCTCGAACGTGGCCACGGAGATCGATCCGGGGACGAGCGCCGGAGCAAGCCAGCTGAACATTGGCGCCGGAGATCTGTCCGGTCTCAGCAGCGTGATCACGATCGCTCCCGGCGGCTTGGGGACGGGGCCTGACTTCAATGTTACGGTCGACGGCTCGGCGGGCGCGACGGCCGGCGTCTGGAACCTGGCGCCGATCGGCTCGGTCTCCCAGTTGACGGGGATTGGCGCAGGGGCCGCGGTGACCTACACCCCCGGCCGCATCGGCGGGTTCACGCTGTTGAACGCCGCCCTGCAGGCGAACTCGTTGACCGTTGATTTCGCCGTCGGCAACCCACTCCCCACCGCCATCATGGCCTACAACGGCGGAGCCACTGCTTCCTCCGCGGCCAAGAGCGACCTGATTCTGATCGGCGACCCAGAGGTCGCGTTCACGAGCGAGACCTACACGACCGGCGGCGGAACCGGGGGCTCGTTGCAGTTCCTGGACGAGGATTCCAACTCGACGGGGATCGACTTTTCGGGCGTGTCGTCGCACAGCGTCTACGACACGGTCGTCGTGGCGTCGTACGTGTTCAATTACACGGGCGATCCTTCGGTCGGCGTGACGGCCTCGGCCGGCGAGAATTCCGCCAATACGGGGAACCTCCAGACGCTCAAGATCGCCTCCGACGGCTCGCCCGCCCAGTTCGTCGACGTCCACCTCGCCAACAAGACGGCGGTCACGGTGAATCAGCTCGGCGGCGGCGATTACACCAGCACGGTGAACTACGCGATCACCGATCCGGTCGCCGGCCTGAGCAGCCTGACGTTCGTCTCGGGAAGCGGGTCGGACGCGTCGCACCTGATTGCCCTGCCCCCGGCAGTCGCGACGTCCGTCCAGCAGGGGGGCGGCAGCGACCAGATGTTCGTGACGCTCGCCGGGACGACCGCCGCGACCTCGACGACCGTCGACGGCGGCCCCGGAACGGATTCGCTGAGGATCGACGCGGGCGGGCTCGCCCTGACCGCGTCCAACTTCACCGTCAATCCGGACGGTTCGACGACGGTCTCGGGCGCGCCGGTCACCGGCGCGGGCCTCACCTACAGGAACTACGAGAGCGTCACCGTCACCGACGCCGCGGCGCCGACCCCCACCGTCTTCGGCGTCCCGGTCCACGGCACGGAGGGCCTGCAACTGGTCAACGTGCTGGTGGGCGCGTTCACGGCGCCGGGCGGGTTCAAGGCCTCGGACTTCGCCGCCACGGTCGCCTGGGGCGACGGCAAGTCGGACGCCGGCGTGATCGTGCAGGACGCCTCGAATCCCGCGGTCTACTACATCTACGGGACCCACACCTACCAGACGCCGGGCGTCTTCACCACGACGATCACCGTGCGGCCTCTCGCCGGCACGGGGGTGAGCTTCATCGGCGGGATCCCGGTCACGTTCGTCTCCGAGGGCGGGGATCCGGTCTCCCAAAGCCAGAGCGCGATCATCCAGGACGCAGGGCTCTCCCTGGCCGTCCAGGCGTTCTCCGGCGTGGAGAACAAGCCGCTGGCCACGACCTCCTCGATGATCGTGGCGACGTTCACGGACCTGGGCGGCATCGACCCGACCCAGGCCAACCCGGCCGGGCAATACACGGCGACGATCTTCTGGGGCGACGGCTCGGTGGGCGTGGGAAGCCTCACGATCACCCGCAACGGCCTCTCCAGCCAGTTCATCGTCAGCGCCGCGCCGCACACGTACACGACCCCCGGCACGTACACGGTCACGGTGGTCGTGAAGCAGGCTGACGGCGGCGCCACGGCGGTCGCCTCGAACTTCGCGCACATCGCCGACGCCGCGCTGACGGCCGCGACCCCGCTGGCGGTCAACCCGGTTACGGAAGCCTCTCAGTTCGTCGACCTGGCGATCAGCGCGTTCAACGACGCCAATCCGCTGGCGACCGTCGATCAGTACAAGGTCCTGGTCGACTATGGCGACGGCACCGGCCTCCAGGCCGCCACGGTCGTCCAGCCCAACGGGATCGGCACGACGTTCTACATCCTGGGCACGCACACCTACGCCAACACCTTGGCCGCGGGCGCCAGCCCCATCACCACGGTCGGAACGTCGCCCGCGACGGCCGCCACGCTTAATGGGACGTACACGCTCAAGATCTACGTCCAGGACACCTTCGGCTCGGCCGTGAACCTGACCAACACGCTGGCCGTCGACGACCGGGCCCTGACCGTCGCCGGCACCCTCGACTCGGCGTCGGACACGGGGATCTCGAACACCGACGGCGTCACCAACGACAATACGCCGAGCTTCACCGGCAGGGTCAGTGAGGGCGGGTCGACCGTCGCGCTGTACGCCTCGCTCAACGGCGGCTCGCCGTTCCTGATCGGCTCGACCTCGGCCGACGCCGCGGGCGTGTGGAGCATCACGCCGGCCGCGGCGCTGGCCGACGGCGGTTACACGATCTCCGCCCAGGCGATCGACTCGTTCGGCCACACCGTCGGCGCCCTGACGACCATCCGGTCGGGCCTGGTGATCGACACGGTCGGTCCCAAGATCACCAACGTCCTGCTCGACGGCTGGCGAGGCCAGGTGATCGTCACGCTCGAGGACTTCGGCGGGGTCTCGAACATCGGCTCCGGCCTGGCCGCGTCCGCCGTCCAGGACGCCAACAACTACGTTCTCACCAAGCTGCTGGCGAAGAATACGAACCTCCGCCCGTGGCTGATCACGTCGATCTCGGTCTCGCCCGGATCGACCACTGGCGAGCAGGTGGCGACCATCCAGTTCAACGGCGGGGCCCAGATCCGAGGCGGGAAGTACCTGTTCAAGGCCCTTTCCGTCGACCCGACGAACCTCTCGGGGATTCGCGACATCGCGGGCAACGCCCTCGACGGCGAGTTCTACGGGTATTTCCCGTCGGGGAACAACGTCAACGGCGGGAACTTCGTGGCGGAGCTCGACGCGATCCACCACACCGTCTATCCGCCCAAGACCCAGGTGGGAACGGCCACGCCGGTCTCGCCGGCGGGTCGTGCGGCGACCGGCGCGTACCTGAGCAGCGACGGTACGCTCACCCCTTCGGCGTCGGCGGCGGTTAAGCTGTCGGCGGCCCGGCAGGTCGCGACGTCGGCCCGCGCCGCGCGGCTGGCGGCCCTCCGCTCCTGA
- a CDS encoding DUF6036 family nucleotidyltransferase, whose protein sequence is MGPDEIIRFLEAVDAELEGRAAEGERLDLYLIGRSALILRYGLNVGTRDVDVVHFHGSALELAAVEAFGRGTANAERFGFYLESVPQGLPPIPATYRSRSEPIPGRWRVLRPMLPDPHDLAVTKLKRFHAKDREDLQILCDSGELDANGLRQSLDSAFAWSEKDDPDRDIAARNLARVIEYLEGRTRTL, encoded by the coding sequence GTGGGACCTGACGAAATCATCCGTTTCCTTGAGGCCGTGGACGCGGAGTTGGAAGGACGGGCCGCGGAAGGCGAGCGGCTCGACCTCTACTTGATCGGCCGGTCGGCGCTGATCCTCCGCTACGGGCTCAACGTCGGGACGAGAGACGTCGACGTCGTCCATTTCCACGGCTCGGCACTGGAACTCGCCGCCGTGGAGGCCTTTGGCAGGGGGACCGCGAACGCCGAACGCTTCGGGTTCTATCTTGAGTCGGTGCCCCAGGGGCTACCACCGATCCCAGCGACCTATCGCTCCCGGTCGGAGCCGATCCCGGGTCGATGGCGAGTCCTCAGGCCCATGCTTCCCGATCCCCACGACCTTGCCGTGACCAAACTGAAGCGGTTCCACGCCAAGGATCGCGAGGACCTGCAGATCCTCTGCGATTCGGGCGAACTGGACGCCAACGGCTTGAGACAAAGCCTCGATTCGGCCTTCGCCTGGTCCGAGAAGGACGACCCGGATCGAGATATCGCGGCCAGGAACCTCGCACGGGTCATCGAGTACCTGGAGGGGAGAACACGCACCCTGTAA
- the xseB gene encoding exodeoxyribonuclease VII small subunit codes for MPDEPEIRFETALAELEEIVDALQRGEPELDAALAKYQKGVELLSRCYGLLERAERSVSVLDAFDEAGEPVTSAFDPTATIDLARTAAATIVASVEITPAESDEPAPKPRKRRTTKPATTPEPDPEPKPAEPEYDRFDPPF; via the coding sequence ATGCCCGACGAGCCCGAGATCCGCTTCGAAACCGCCCTGGCCGAACTGGAAGAGATCGTCGACGCCCTCCAGCGCGGCGAGCCCGAGCTGGACGCCGCGCTGGCGAAGTACCAGAAGGGCGTCGAGCTGCTGAGCCGCTGCTACGGCCTCCTGGAGCGAGCCGAGCGGTCCGTCTCCGTCCTCGACGCCTTCGACGAGGCCGGCGAGCCCGTTACCTCCGCCTTCGACCCCACCGCGACCATCGACCTGGCCCGCACCGCCGCCGCTACGATCGTCGCCTCCGTCGAGATCACCCCCGCCGAATCCGACGAGCCCGCCCCCAAACCCCGCAAGCGTCGCACGACCAAACCCGCGACAACGCCCGAACCAGACCCCGAGCCGAAGCCCGCCGAACCAGAATACGACCGCTTCGACCCGCCGTTCTGA
- a CDS encoding beta strand repeat-containing protein — MHRDRLSSLRDRFLPSRRRPRRSSRRLFGVEALEGRRLLAASLDVTTGSLAFQATGSAMNLSISVDSSNVYTFRDPTQTITLGSGATSASWTISPDGHTATGPGASISSIAVVGDPGTFNDVVSVSSTGVPTSITTGLGADTFYFTAPTITAAVTLSNAAGGATDSDAVNYALGGVDATFATGALGRETLQSAATGAGLISVTSVKPLYTSSFPDIALQPAQLDLNLNSLYVTPTALSTTLSIASNVIQASVQGGPVHTFTPGTIDGFTVGGTTAGSTLTVDYTNGVPYGPSLDFAPPVATSGASNTLVLKGGTFTQQAYVASSPGAGSIVFPNRTVGSSTITNVIDFSNLSPIIDTVTATGFTFSAPSGAQSIEMLAGSVVSGVQTTRIRSTTSAFEQVDFANKTNVSVTTGTGADTISADLSTPARGLSTVSIATGDGDDTIVLLGAAATVKTTIDAGAGAGNLIDLSNANSLAGLKGDVYALATGGSTELLLDDSANTAADSFTIYRGRITGGPLGTFVDYGGSGVTSVDLRGGSGNDTFTFVNFGGPTSAQTYNVAGGSGTDSLIVNSSVAPTDITTAGVLNFGSGQPSIDYTSIEQITINVGMGTPVGTAVTINAVEAQAFVQRTVARFSDASPTTGAVYYASIDWGDGSPISGGQIVAAGVTGVYEVLGNHSYAAAATSYPVTVTVTRQGGGSGGSTTTVVDGVPITVNNGVSQNVVISSKAVVAAAPLSAQAIPFSGRANAPLVNNNGGIQVGSFTDSGTNLDPSAYTVAISWGDGTTTGPTQITTTGTAGGRVYNIFGNHYYTQPGTYPITILVTKPPVAVTAPAVAQAPPGAQAVAATTVTILPAALTTITGRLNPASDSGVSNSDGITNVVQPTYSGLVDSPGATVAVVATSPVTGAQTLLGATQADEAGAWSVTSGAALTDGYYFITVYAADRYNSSNVVSTILSQSLLIDTYAPRILAAAFVPKSGYVQLVFQDYGGAGGGSGMALSTIQDPSNFTYSFVSSVVKGYRPPSQWLVGPITVTPATTSGPQTANIVINGGKAIRGGVYQIIARSKSSTLASGLQDLAGNALDGEFYGTYPSGNGVSGGDFTARLDSIHNRVYAPGTNIGPGTTTTPRRNVRR; from the coding sequence ATGCACCGGGATCGCCTCTCGTCGCTCCGTGATCGCTTCCTCCCCTCTCGTCGTCGACCGCGGAGGTCCTCGCGAAGGCTCTTTGGGGTGGAGGCTCTGGAAGGGCGCCGCTTGCTGGCGGCCTCGCTGGACGTGACCACCGGTTCGCTCGCCTTTCAGGCGACCGGCAGCGCGATGAACCTGTCGATCTCGGTGGATTCCTCGAACGTCTATACTTTCCGCGACCCCACCCAGACGATCACGCTCGGCTCGGGCGCCACGTCCGCCAGTTGGACGATCTCGCCCGACGGCCACACTGCGACGGGGCCCGGGGCGTCGATCTCCTCGATCGCCGTCGTCGGCGACCCGGGGACTTTCAACGATGTGGTGAGCGTCTCCTCGACGGGCGTGCCGACGAGCATCACCACGGGCCTGGGAGCTGACACGTTCTACTTCACCGCTCCGACGATCACCGCGGCGGTCACGCTCTCCAACGCAGCCGGGGGAGCGACCGACTCGGACGCCGTGAACTACGCCCTCGGCGGCGTCGACGCGACGTTCGCCACCGGCGCGCTGGGGCGTGAGACGCTGCAAAGCGCCGCGACCGGCGCGGGGCTGATCAGCGTGACCTCGGTCAAACCGCTCTACACCTCGTCGTTCCCCGACATCGCCCTTCAGCCGGCGCAGCTCGACCTGAATCTGAACAGCCTCTACGTCACGCCGACGGCCCTCAGCACGACCCTGTCGATCGCCAGCAACGTGATCCAGGCGTCGGTCCAGGGGGGGCCGGTCCACACCTTCACGCCGGGGACGATCGACGGTTTCACCGTGGGCGGAACGACCGCCGGAAGCACCCTGACGGTCGACTACACCAACGGCGTCCCTTACGGCCCGAGCCTCGACTTCGCGCCTCCCGTCGCGACCTCCGGCGCGTCGAACACCCTCGTCCTCAAGGGGGGGACCTTCACCCAGCAAGCGTACGTGGCCTCGAGCCCCGGCGCGGGGAGCATCGTTTTCCCCAACCGCACCGTCGGGTCGTCCACGATCACGAACGTCATCGACTTCTCCAACCTCAGCCCGATCATCGACACGGTCACGGCCACGGGCTTCACCTTCTCGGCTCCGAGCGGGGCCCAGTCGATTGAGATGCTCGCCGGCTCGGTCGTCTCGGGCGTGCAGACGACCCGGATCCGCAGTACGACGTCCGCGTTCGAGCAGGTCGACTTCGCCAACAAAACGAACGTCTCGGTCACGACGGGGACCGGCGCCGACACGATCTCCGCCGATCTTTCGACCCCAGCCCGGGGCCTGAGCACGGTGAGCATCGCCACGGGAGACGGCGACGACACCATCGTTCTGCTGGGCGCGGCCGCGACCGTCAAGACCACCATCGACGCCGGCGCGGGGGCCGGCAACCTGATCGACCTCAGCAACGCCAACAGCCTCGCCGGGCTGAAAGGCGACGTCTACGCCCTGGCGACGGGCGGCTCGACGGAGCTGCTTCTCGACGACTCGGCCAACACGGCGGCCGACTCCTTCACCATCTATCGCGGCCGGATCACCGGCGGACCGCTCGGGACGTTCGTCGACTACGGCGGAAGCGGCGTGACGAGCGTGGACCTGCGCGGCGGAAGCGGCAACGACACCTTCACCTTCGTGAACTTCGGCGGTCCCACTTCGGCTCAGACCTACAATGTCGCCGGCGGCTCCGGGACGGATTCGCTGATCGTCAACTCCTCCGTCGCCCCCACCGACATTACGACGGCAGGCGTGCTGAACTTCGGCTCGGGCCAGCCTAGCATCGACTATACTTCAATTGAACAAATCACAATCAACGTCGGCATGGGAACGCCCGTCGGGACGGCCGTGACGATCAACGCCGTCGAGGCGCAGGCCTTCGTCCAGCGGACGGTCGCCCGGTTCTCAGACGCCTCGCCGACGACCGGCGCGGTCTATTACGCCTCGATCGACTGGGGAGACGGCTCGCCGATCTCCGGCGGCCAGATCGTCGCGGCCGGCGTCACGGGCGTTTATGAAGTCCTGGGCAACCACTCCTACGCCGCCGCCGCGACCAGCTACCCGGTGACGGTCACCGTGACCCGCCAGGGGGGCGGCTCCGGTGGCTCCACGACCACCGTCGTCGACGGCGTGCCGATCACGGTCAATAACGGGGTCTCCCAGAACGTCGTGATCTCGTCCAAGGCCGTCGTCGCCGCCGCGCCTCTCAGCGCCCAGGCCATCCCGTTCAGCGGCCGGGCCAACGCCCCGCTGGTGAACAACAACGGCGGCATCCAGGTCGGCTCGTTCACGGACTCGGGGACGAACCTCGATCCCTCGGCCTACACCGTCGCGATCTCTTGGGGCGACGGCACGACCACGGGCCCGACCCAGATCACGACCACCGGGACCGCCGGCGGGAGGGTCTACAACATCTTCGGCAACCACTACTACACCCAACCCGGGACCTATCCGATCACGATCCTGGTGACCAAGCCTCCGGTAGCCGTGACGGCCCCGGCGGTCGCCCAGGCGCCTCCAGGAGCGCAGGCGGTGGCCGCGACGACGGTGACCATCCTCCCGGCCGCCTTGACCACCATCACCGGCCGGCTCAATCCGGCCAGCGATTCGGGCGTCTCCAACAGCGACGGGATCACCAACGTCGTCCAGCCGACCTACTCCGGTCTGGTCGACTCGCCTGGAGCCACCGTCGCGGTCGTCGCCACCTCGCCCGTCACGGGCGCCCAGACTCTCCTGGGGGCGACCCAGGCCGACGAGGCCGGCGCGTGGAGCGTCACCTCGGGCGCGGCCCTGACCGACGGCTACTACTTCATCACGGTTTACGCGGCCGACCGCTACAACTCCAGCAACGTCGTCTCCACCATCCTCAGCCAATCGCTGCTGATCGACACGTACGCCCCCCGGATCCTGGCCGCCGCCTTCGTCCCCAAGTCGGGCTACGTCCAGCTCGTCTTCCAGGACTACGGCGGCGCCGGCGGCGGATCGGGGATGGCCCTATCGACGATCCAGGACCCAAGCAATTTCACTTATTCGTTTGTCTCCTCGGTCGTGAAGGGCTACCGGCCTCCCTCGCAGTGGCTCGTCGGCCCGATTACCGTGACGCCGGCCACGACCAGCGGCCCGCAGACCGCCAACATCGTCATCAACGGCGGGAAGGCGATTCGCGGCGGCGTGTACCAGATCATCGCCCGGTCGAAGTCCTCCACTCTGGCGTCGGGCCTGCAAGATCTTGCCGGCAACGCGCTCGACGGCGAGTTCTACGGGACGTACCCCTCGGGCAACGGCGTCTCGGGAGGCGACTTCACCGCGCGGTTGGATTCGATCCACAACCGCGTCTACGCCCCAGGGACGAACATCGGCCCCGGCACCACCACGACGCCGCGCCGAAACGTCCGCCGCTGA
- the xseA gene encoding exodeoxyribonuclease VII large subunit, with protein sequence MASFPWFQGSDNPYGVVFETVGGLTERIKDALEAEFGGVAVRGEISNLARPRSGHLYFSLKDNQASVRVVMWRTDAQRLPFDLADGLAVRLVGRVTVYSPRGEYQIIAQAVEPEGMGAQELAFRQLFARLSAEGLFDPDRKRPLPRFPRRIAVVTSPTGAAVRDLLQVTGRRWKGTDVVIVPTRVQGIGVGREIAAALELAGLIPGVEVVVVARGGGSAEDLGPFNDELVVRAIAGCPVPVVAAVGHEIDVTLADLAADRRALTPSEAGELVVPDAAEIAMHLDRLGQALHHAGAGRLRETRTNLDSLAQALLQAARQNLEHRKHRLDRLKSSLEALNPQAVLARGYSLTLTEDGRTVVRDPSQAPPGVIIHSLLANGRLTSRVED encoded by the coding sequence ATGGCGAGCTTTCCCTGGTTCCAGGGTTCAGACAACCCGTACGGCGTGGTCTTTGAAACCGTCGGCGGGCTGACCGAGCGCATCAAGGACGCGCTTGAGGCTGAGTTCGGCGGCGTGGCGGTCCGGGGCGAGATCTCGAACCTCGCCCGTCCGCGTTCGGGGCATCTCTATTTCAGCCTCAAGGACAATCAGGCCTCCGTCCGCGTGGTGATGTGGCGGACCGACGCCCAGCGCCTCCCCTTCGATCTGGCCGACGGACTGGCCGTCCGGCTTGTCGGCCGGGTCACGGTGTACAGCCCGCGCGGGGAGTATCAGATCATCGCCCAGGCCGTCGAACCCGAGGGCATGGGCGCGCAGGAGTTGGCGTTCCGACAACTCTTCGCCCGGCTCTCCGCCGAGGGCCTGTTCGACCCCGACCGCAAACGCCCCCTGCCCCGATTCCCCCGACGGATCGCGGTCGTCACCAGCCCCACCGGCGCGGCCGTCCGCGATTTGCTTCAGGTCACCGGCCGGCGGTGGAAGGGAACGGACGTCGTCATCGTGCCGACCCGCGTCCAGGGGATCGGCGTGGGCCGTGAGATCGCCGCCGCCCTGGAACTGGCCGGACTCATCCCCGGAGTCGAGGTCGTCGTCGTCGCCCGAGGCGGCGGCAGTGCGGAGGATCTCGGCCCGTTCAACGACGAACTCGTCGTGCGGGCGATCGCCGGCTGTCCCGTCCCCGTCGTCGCGGCCGTCGGCCACGAGATCGACGTGACCCTTGCCGACCTGGCCGCCGACCGACGCGCCCTGACCCCCAGCGAGGCCGGCGAACTCGTCGTTCCCGACGCGGCTGAGATCGCCATGCACCTGGACCGACTCGGCCAGGCGCTCCACCACGCCGGGGCGGGAAGGCTCCGCGAAACCCGAACCAATTTGGACTCCCTCGCCCAGGCTCTGCTCCAGGCGGCTCGCCAGAACCTGGAACACCGCAAGCACCGCCTCGACCGCCTCAAATCCTCCCTCGAAGCCCTGAATCCCCAGGCCGTTCTGGCCCGGGGCTACAGCCTCACCCTGACCGAAGACGGGCGCACGGTCGTCCGCGACCCCTCCCAGGCCCCTCCAGGCGTAATCATCCACTCTCTACTCGCCAACGGCCGCCTCACCTCCCGCGTCGAGGATTGA
- the miaE gene encoding tRNA isopentenyl-2-thiomethyl-A-37 hydroxylase MiaE yields MGLAESVEDLPLLSRTPDEWAEKALEEPLALLNDHAYLEKKAAANAMELLNRWPEPTPPEIWTTTLTSIAQDEAAHLNSVVRLLSRRGGHLERTHKNAYANALRLLVRKGQGNEELVDRLLISALIEARSCERFLALARVSAESDRELSRFYSRLGASELGHYRVFLELAGHVLPDAEVQSRWTELLMAEASILAKQPPGPRMHSGS; encoded by the coding sequence ATGGGCCTCGCCGAGTCGGTTGAAGATCTTCCGTTGCTATCCCGGACGCCCGACGAGTGGGCTGAAAAGGCCCTTGAGGAGCCCCTGGCGCTCCTCAACGACCACGCCTATCTGGAGAAGAAGGCCGCGGCCAACGCGATGGAGTTGCTCAACCGCTGGCCCGAGCCCACCCCGCCCGAGATCTGGACCACGACCCTGACCTCGATCGCCCAGGATGAAGCCGCGCACCTGAACTCGGTCGTCCGCTTGCTCTCCCGTCGCGGCGGCCATCTGGAGCGGACCCACAAGAACGCCTACGCCAATGCGCTGCGGTTGCTCGTGCGGAAAGGGCAGGGGAACGAGGAGTTGGTGGACCGGCTCCTGATCTCAGCCCTCATTGAGGCCCGCTCGTGCGAACGGTTCCTGGCGCTGGCTCGCGTCTCCGCCGAGAGCGACCGCGAACTCTCGCGCTTCTACAGCCGGCTGGGAGCGTCCGAGTTGGGCCACTACCGCGTCTTCCTCGAACTCGCCGGCCACGTCTTGCCCGACGCCGAAGTCCAATCCCGCTGGACCGAACTCCTCATGGCCGAGGCGTCCATTCTGGCCAAACAGCCGCCGGGGCCGAGGATGCACAGCGGCTCATAG